Proteins encoded within one genomic window of Candidatus Brevundimonas colombiensis:
- the hemW gene encoding radical SAM family heme chaperone HemW, whose translation MTDASRLDRGPPDPGSDVALYIHWPYCSRICPYCDFNVVRDRGRAAEQGGLVEAILADLQAQRALTGPRRLASIFFGGGTPSLMPPEAVARIVETAKRLYTPAGAIEITLEANPTDAEAARFAALAQAGINRLSMGVQALDDDALRFLGRDHSAAEAYRAVDLARRAFDRLSIDLIYARPDQTPQDWSAELTAALDLGFEHVSPYQLTIEPTTAFGRAFVRGTLTPPDEDVAAALYETTQAVLSEAGFDAYEVSNHARGPDARSAHNLHVWRGGDYLGLGPGAHGRLTLDGTRTATVAHRRIADYASGVEASTPWSDREILSPADAAEERFLLALRTTEGAPAALLTTLGLAPETAPVADLIADGFLTLRHGRLIATDRGRPVLDGVLKALLT comes from the coding sequence TTGACTGACGCATCGCGGCTTGACCGGGGGCCGCCTGACCCGGGCTCGGATGTCGCCCTCTATATCCACTGGCCCTATTGTTCGCGCATCTGCCCCTATTGCGACTTCAACGTCGTGCGTGACCGGGGGCGGGCGGCGGAGCAGGGCGGGCTGGTTGAGGCCATCCTGGCGGACCTTCAGGCCCAGCGGGCGCTGACCGGCCCCCGGCGGCTGGCCTCCATCTTCTTCGGGGGCGGCACCCCCTCTCTGATGCCGCCCGAGGCCGTGGCCCGCATCGTGGAGACGGCCAAACGCCTCTACACCCCCGCGGGCGCGATCGAAATCACGCTTGAAGCCAATCCCACCGACGCCGAGGCCGCCCGCTTCGCCGCCCTGGCCCAGGCCGGAATCAATCGCCTGTCGATGGGGGTCCAGGCGCTGGACGACGACGCCCTGCGTTTTCTGGGCCGGGACCATTCGGCGGCCGAGGCGTATCGCGCGGTCGATCTGGCGCGCCGGGCCTTCGATCGGCTGTCCATCGACCTGATCTACGCCCGGCCGGATCAGACGCCGCAGGATTGGAGCGCCGAACTGACCGCCGCCCTCGACCTCGGGTTCGAACACGTCTCGCCCTATCAACTGACCATAGAACCGACCACCGCCTTCGGCCGGGCCTTTGTGCGGGGAACCCTTACCCCGCCCGACGAAGACGTCGCCGCCGCCCTGTATGAGACGACACAGGCGGTTCTGTCGGAGGCCGGCTTCGACGCCTATGAGGTGTCCAACCATGCGCGCGGTCCGGACGCCCGGTCGGCGCACAATCTGCATGTCTGGCGCGGCGGCGACTATCTGGGCCTCGGCCCCGGCGCCCACGGGCGGCTAACGCTGGACGGGACCAGGACCGCCACCGTCGCCCACCGCCGCATCGCCGACTATGCGTCCGGCGTAGAGGCGTCGACGCCCTGGTCGGACCGCGAAATCCTGTCGCCCGCCGACGCGGCCGAGGAGCGGTTCCTTCTGGCGCTCCGCACCACCGAGGGGGCGCCGGCCGCCCTTCTGACCACTCTGGGCTTGGCGCCCGAGACGGCGCCCGTCGCGGACCTGATCGCCGACGGCTTCCTGACGCTGCGCCACGGCCGGCTGATCGCCACCGACCGGGGCCGGCCCGTCCTGGACGGCGTGCTGAAGGCGCTTCTGACTTAG
- the rdgB gene encoding RdgB/HAM1 family non-canonical purine NTP pyrophosphatase — protein sequence MNLKLIKGMRIVVATHNPGKVPEISALLGGDYEIVTAGQLNLPEPDETETTFAGNAMLKARHAAERSAEVSLADDSGLSVAALDGAPGIFSARWAGPGKDFAVAMSKVEQRLEEIGAADRTAWFTSALAVAWPDGPCVVVEGVVDGHLTFPPRGARGFGYDPLFIPNGGALTFGEMEPAAKDAISHRTRAFEKLRAALID from the coding sequence ATGAACCTCAAGCTAATCAAGGGGATGCGGATCGTCGTCGCGACCCATAATCCCGGCAAGGTCCCGGAAATCTCGGCGCTGCTCGGCGGAGATTACGAGATCGTCACCGCAGGCCAGCTGAACCTGCCCGAGCCGGACGAGACCGAGACCACCTTCGCGGGCAACGCCATGCTCAAGGCGCGCCATGCGGCGGAGCGGTCGGCCGAGGTGTCGCTGGCCGATGATTCCGGCCTTTCGGTCGCGGCCCTGGACGGGGCGCCGGGCATCTTCTCCGCGCGCTGGGCCGGGCCAGGCAAGGATTTCGCCGTCGCCATGAGCAAGGTGGAGCAGCGGCTGGAGGAGATCGGGGCCGCCGACCGCACCGCCTGGTTCACCTCGGCCCTGGCCGTCGCCTGGCCCGACGGACCGTGCGTGGTGGTGGAGGGCGTGGTCGATGGCCATCTGACCTTCCCGCCGCGGGGCGCGCGGGGTTTCGGCTACGACCCCCTGTTCATCCCCAACGGCGGCGCCCTGACGTTCGGGGAAATGGAGCCGGCGGCCAAGGACGCGATCAGCCACCGCACCCGCGCCTTCGAAAAACTGAGGGCCGCCCTGATTGACTGA
- a CDS encoding DUF2975 domain-containing protein, with product MRLPTPRYPTKRGEARSLTWLKAMGPGSVSSVLKMVLDVAYVLLWLITGLLLLLVIAAIFIPLDNVNITVSGDAGGKQLPLTRTLLLFGLGAATAYFGGFMLILRSLRRIIRTLTMGDPFQPDNVRRLRQIGLTLAVVTGGVWLAQGFVAKRLAPGVMDPQGLGELLTPIFSVLIVFVLAEVFREGARLRRESELTI from the coding sequence ATGCGCCTGCCGACGCCGCGATATCCGACGAAGCGAGGCGAGGCGCGATCCCTGACGTGGTTGAAGGCCATGGGGCCGGGGTCGGTGTCCAGCGTGCTGAAGATGGTGCTGGACGTGGCCTATGTGCTGTTGTGGCTGATCACCGGGCTTTTGCTGCTGCTGGTGATCGCGGCCATCTTCATCCCTCTGGACAATGTGAACATCACCGTCAGCGGCGACGCCGGGGGCAAGCAGCTGCCGCTGACGCGCACGCTTTTGCTGTTCGGTCTGGGCGCCGCGACGGCCTATTTCGGCGGTTTCATGCTGATCCTGCGCAGCCTGCGCCGCATCATCCGCACCCTGACCATGGGCGACCCCTTCCAGCCCGACAATGTGCGCCGTCTGCGTCAGATCGGCCTGACCCTGGCGGTGGTGACCGGCGGCGTCTGGCTGGCGCAGGGGTTCGTGGCCAAGCGGCTGGCGCCCGGGGTGATGGACCCGCAAGGTCTGGGCGAACTGCTGACCCCCATCTTCTCCGTTCTGATCGTCTTCGTGCTGGCGGAGGTGTTCCGCGAGGGCGCGCGCCTGCGCCGCGAATCCGAACTGACGATCTAA
- a CDS encoding helix-turn-helix transcriptional regulator: MAIRVQLDRVLVERRMSLTELADRVGVTVANLSILKTGKARAVRFSTLDALCRELECQPGDLLAHEPGPGDVFEDDETP; encoded by the coding sequence ATGGCCATTCGCGTCCAGCTCGACCGCGTTCTCGTCGAACGCCGCATGTCCCTGACCGAACTGGCGGATCGGGTGGGCGTGACGGTGGCCAATCTGTCGATCCTGAAGACGGGCAAGGCGCGCGCGGTGCGGTTTTCGACCCTGGACGCCCTGTGCCGCGAACTGGAATGTCAGCCCGGCGACCTTCTGGCGCACGAACCGGGGCCGGGCGACGTTTTCGAGGACGACGAGACGCCATGA